The Gloeobacter violaceus PCC 7421 DNA window GAGACTGGAGAACTGCTGGAAGTTGTGGACAGTCATAAACAAAAAGGAATTATTGAAAGCTTGTCACAGCAGCCTTTTAAGGTTCGTCAAGCAGTGAGGGAGGTCAGCATTGATATGTGGGGCGGCTTCACAAAAGTGGTGCAGCAAGTATTTCCCAAAGCCGTGATCGTCTACGACCGTTTCCATGGGACGCGGATGGTGGTCGAGGCGGTGAAGAAGATTGCTAAACAGTGCGGCTTTAGAAAGTGCAAAGAGCAAGCCTGCCTACTCAAAAACGGGGTGGATTTAAGTATCGAAGAGCAGGAGGAGTTAGAAACACGCCTGA harbors:
- a CDS encoding transposase, with protein sequence MWQSSQKKDWGEVKRISIDEFSMRRGHDFKTVVSDIETGELLEVVDSHKQKGIIESLSQQPFKVRQAVREVSIDMWGGFTKVVQQVFPKAVIVYDRFHGTRMVVEAVKKIAKQCGFRKCKEQACLLKNGVDLSIEEQEELETRLKSSRRLRKAYAYKEEFRSI